The nucleotide sequence GGGGAACATCCTGGGCCTGAGCCCCAATCAAAGAAAGCAATAGGCAGATCCATGCTGCCTGGAAAATCAAGAATTTTGTCCCAAGTCTCATGGCCCCTCCATGGTGTTGCTTGCCAAGGCAAGCCGCTTTCGGGGAAGGGGAAAAGGGAGGAAGGCCTCCTAAGGCCTCCCTCCCGGCCAGGGTCATGGATGTGTGAAAGATATTGCCACCACGTTCGCCTGGTTGTTGGCGTTGCCTGCCGACTGGTTGAAGCTTGTGACCCCATGGTTGTTGTTGAGGGAATTTGTGATGCTGTCTAGCTTGACCGTGGCAGTCTCATTGATCACGTTGCCTACACAGGTCTGACCCAAGGCCGCTTCTGATAGGGCCACCAGGGCTCCGCCCAGCCCGGCAGCCAGGGCCACCGAGTTGAGCTGATTGTTGAAGTTCCCCACAGACTGGTTGGCGCTGGTTATGCCGGAGTTTTCGTTTATGCTGTTGGTAAGCCTGTCTGCTTTCTGAAGCTCCAAGGTGGCCTCGTTTACCCATTCTCGTGTGCCAGAGACAACCTGCTCTGCCACGGATTCGGCATGCACGAAGGCCTGGGTATCGGTTACGGCCACGGCAAAGACATTGCCCTGGTTGTTGAAGTTCCCGCTATCCTGGTTCACACCCGTGATACCAGTGTTATACAGGATGGAATCGACAATGTCGTTCCAACGGTAGTTCCCCGAGGCAGGACCCTCAAGGTAGCCTTCCACTGTGGCTTCCTCTATCCTCTGGTTGGCCACAGCCAAGGCCTCTGCTGCACCCGGGGGCGCCGCCACCACATCCACGTCGACAAAAACGTACTTACTTATTTCGACATACTCCCTGACTATCACGTCCTTGTCCTTGTAAATATTTGCATACACATCCACGTCGGCCCAGGACGGCAAAGCCATTACCAGTCCCGCGGCCAAACCCATCAGGACAAAAAGAAGCTTCTTCATTTCTCTTCCCTCCTTTTCGCCTTACCGGTGAATGGACACGGCCAGGCTTAGAACATTGCCCTGGTTACCGGCATTGCCGGAACTCTGGTTCACGAAGGTCACCCCCGAATTGTTCTGCACCGAAGCCTCTATCAGTGTGCTCTTGAGGGTGGAGGACTCTTGGACCGCATATCCGAAGGTAGCCTGCCCCAGGTCGGCCTCGCTGAGGGCAACAGCTCCGTTCAAACAGGCAGCCAAGGCCGTGGCATTCATCTGGTTGTTGAGCTGGCCAGCAGCCTGGTTGAAGTTGGTGATCCCAGCATTATCGTTTATGGACCTGGTGATCACAGAGTCCCTGTACAGGATCAGCGTGGCCTCAACAGTGTTATTTGTGTTTACTTGCTCCACAGAAGCCTGGGCATTGGCAAATCCGCCACCGTCTTGAGGGGTGCCGCCATTGTTGCCACCACCCACATCCACGGCCACAGAGACAAGGTTCCCCTGGTTATTGGCATTTCCGGTTGCCTGGTTGGCAGTCGTGATCCCGGTATTCCCCAACAGGGACTCTATGAGCTCGCTTGTTTTCTCCGCGCAATTCTGGCAGGCAGTATTATCCATATTGGTCTGATTGCCTACCACATCCGCCTCAGCAGCCTTGTCCCCTGTGGAGACCACATCCACGTCCAGATACACATACTTCTCTATCTGGATATACTCCCTGACTACCACGTCCTTATCCTTGTAAATATTTGCGTACACATCCACGTCGGCCCAGGCGGGCAACGCCAGGACCGCCATGAAGAGCACCACCACGCTACCCAAAAGTGCCCTTTTCATCTTTTTCCCTCCTGTTTGGATGTTTGTTGGTGAAATCCCCAAGCCTAATCTATCTTCCCGTTATTTCATTTACGCGCTATCACCTCCTTTCCATCACCCTCACCTCCCCACAGCTGTTATCAGGTTCTGTTGAGACCCCCGAGAAGCTCCACCACAATTGCCTGTCTGCACCCCCGTGGAGGTGTCTTGGAGCCTGAATTCATCCCAAAGGATGATCTTTCCCGGAGCATCCCCCGAACCCGGAACCCCAACAAGACCACCTCCACTTATGGCTGTGAGTTCCTGAGTGGTGATTTCCACAACCCCCAACGGAAGGATCTCCCAGCCTGTAAAACCCTCCTGAGCTGGCTGCCATGCTTCTTGCACCCCCCCGGGGACCAGACTCCGAGCCGACTCCCAATGGACGGTTTTCTCACCGGCCCACCCAACCCCCATCCCCAAGCCCAGGAACAGGAGAACTACGGCCCAAGCTGCGGTCCCCTTCATGAACCGCCTCCCATCTTTGATCTTGTAAAGGAAGGATGAGACGTGCCACTTTGAATTAACAAGAAGTGTGCCTTACCTTCAATATCTTGAAATTATTAAGGCTTCAGAGATAAAAAGGGGTTGGAATATGTCCTCTTTAGAGGACAGGTGTGCACACTGGAGTCCCCCAAGAACCTGAAAGACCCCTTGTGAGAAAGGCTCAGGTGGTATGCCCCCTCAGTGGACAGTCTGTTCACACAGGCCGTGCAAGACCCTTTGAGAGCAAGCAGGCCTGGGCAGACCCTCACCGAATGGTCTGCCTGAGTCAAACTTCTGTGATCTCAAGGGGGCCGGGCTAAGAGCCGCCCAGCCCCAAGGTATTTTGGACCCGAGACAGGAGAACACGGCTCTTTAGCAAGGCCAAAACTCGGGGAATGGATTTCAGCGCCCCGTTGGCCAAAACTCCTTGTGTCACCAGACCCATGCGCCTCATCTGCCTTTGTGAACCGTCACCTGCACTGTTGACACATTTCCTGCCAGGTCCACTGCCTCCAGGGTGATGGTGTGCTCTCCTTTGGACAGGCCAGAGCTCTTAAGCACATGATTTATGGATTCAGATGCTGTGGTGGCAAAGACAACCCCGTCTATGAGCAGATCTGTCCTGCTTATTCCGGAGTCATCCGAAACCGAGCCCCTGATCCTTATTTTCCTCCTGAATCTTTGTCCTTCCTTGGGACGAATGATGGTTACCACGGGCGGGGTGGTATCGGCTCTTCTCAGGTTCAGGCTGATAGAACCCGACTGAGCCGTGTTGCCTGCAGCATCATACGCCCTGGCAAAAAGCTCGTAGACGCCATCAACTCTCTGGGAGGTGTCCCAAAGAAAACCGTAAGGGGAGCTCGTATCTGTGGCATAGAGACCTCCATTTACATATAGCTCCACCTTGGTCACCCCCACATCGTCCGTGGCAGAAACACTCACAGTGACCGTTCCTCCTGTTATCACAGAGCCGTCCGGGGGAGAGGTTATAGTTACCACGGGCGGGGTGGTATCGGCTCTTCTCAGGTTCAGGCTGATAGAACCCGACTGAGCCGTGTTGCCTGCAGCNNNNNNNNNNNNNNNNNNNNNNNNNNNNNNNNNNNNNNNNNNNNNNNNNNNNNNNNNNNNNNNNNNNNNNNNNNNNNNNNNNNNNNNNNNNNNNNNNNNCACCCCCACATCGTCCGTGGCAGAAACACTCACAGTGACCGTTCCTCCTGTTATCACAGAGCCGTCCGGGGGAGAGGTGATTATCACCAGAGGAGGTGTGGTATCGGTTTCCCTTCTTTTTTCCACTGCAGCTTGAAGGCTTTTACGTGCGTTGATCCTTCCGTGGGCAAAGATGCTATCAAAGCCGGGGGCTCCCAGATCATCGGCATTTTCGGTGAGTAGGTCCACAACATCCTGGTTCGTCAGGGAAGGATTGGCGGAGAATATGAGGGCCAACAATCCAGCTGTTACGGGCGCTGAAAAGGATGTCCCGCTGTAAGCCCCGTATCCCCCGCCTCTGGAGGTAGTGTAAATGGAGACCCCTGGGGCAGCCACATCCACCCAGTTTCCGTAGTTGGAGAAGGTTGTCAACTGGTCACTGGTGTTGGTGGCCGAGACTGCCACAACATGGTTGCAGGCAGCCGGATAATAGGGGGTGTCCGAGGAATAATTGGCCGCAGAAGCTACCACCACGGCTCCTTTGCTCCAAGCGTAATCCACTGCACTTTGAAGGGTGGAAGAATAGCTCTCGCCCCCGTAGCTCAGGTTGATCACCTTGGCGCCATGATCTGCTGCATATGTGATGGCAGATGCCATGGCCGAATAAGTGGCGTAACCGTCAGGAGCGGAAATCCTTATGGGCATTATGGGATTCGCCCACGCCACTCCGGCTACCCCGCTTCCGTTGTTAGATATGGCTGCAGCAGCTCCCGCCACCGCGGTTCCGTGACCACGAACATCTGAGGTATCGGTGTTATGGTCATAGAAGTTGTACCCCGGCAAGAGCTTCGCCCGCAGATCAGGGTGGTTGGGATCAACTCCTGTGTCCACTATGGCGATGGGTATGTCCACTGCCCCGATGTTGAGATCCCACGCTTCAGGGGCCGAGATTTTTGGAAGATGCCACTGGGAGTTATAGTAGTAGTCGTTGGGTACGCTCATGGGTTCGGCCAGGAAGTTGGGTTCGGCAAAGCTCATGTGCTCATGTGCATTCAAAGACTCCAGTATTCTTTCCATGGCGTGGGGGGGGACTTTTATGCGCTTTACCCTGATCTGGGGTATCTCCCCGGAAACTTGGGCCTCCAATGCATTAAGAATGCCTCTTACTCGGTTCTCAGTGACCCCTGCCTTCACCTGTACCAGGATCTCATCAGGCAGCCGGCCCCCCTGGGCTTTCAAAGGGCTCATTTCTTGCCCGGGTACCCACTCGGCCCACAGAGGCGCCACGCTCATCAAAATGAGCAAGATTAACAAAAAGCAGCTTGCAAAGCTCTTGCATCTTTCCAACATCTTTCCCTCCTGCCCGAGGTCCCTCTGCGCTTGGGCCCCAGCAATGAGTCCAAGCCGAAGCACAACGAGCAAGAGGCCTGCCAAATGCCCTTTAAATTTTAACTAATTGATTTCACAGCTATTTAACAGTTGGTGGACCGGGACAAGTCTCAAGA is from bacterium and encodes:
- a CDS encoding Ig-like domain-containing protein, producing the protein AAGNTAQSGSISLNLRRADTTPPVVTITSPPDGSVITGGTVTVSVSATDDVGVTKVELYVNGGLYATDTSSPYGFLWDTSQRVDGVYELFARAYDAAGNTAQSGSISLNLRRADTTPPVVTIIRPKEGQRFRRKIRIRGSVSDDSGISRTDLLIDGVVFATTASESINHVLKSSGLSKGEHTITLEAVDLAGNVSTVQVTVHKGR
- a CDS encoding S8 family serine peptidase, which gives rise to MLERCKSFASCFLLILLILMSVAPLWAEWVPGQEMSPLKAQGGRLPDEILVQVKAGVTENRVRGILNALEAQVSGEIPQIRVKRIKVPPHAMERILESLNAHEHMSFAEPNFLAEPMSVPNDYYYNSQWHLPKISAPEAWDLNIGAVDIPIAIVDTGVDPNHPDLRAKLLPGYNFYDHNTDTSDVRGHGTAVAGAAAAISNNGSGVAGVAWANPIMPIRISAPDGYATYSAMASAITYAADHGAKVINLSYGGESYSSTLQSAVDYAWSKGAVVVASAANYSSDTPYYPAACNHVVAVSATNTSDQLTTFSNYGNWVDVAAPGVSIYTTSRGGGYGAYSGTSFSAPVTAGLLALIFSANPSLTNQDVVDLLTENADDLGAPGFDSIFAHGRINARKSLQAAVEKRRETDTTPPLVIITSPPDGSVITGGTVTVSVSATDDVGV